The genomic segment tttagtatgttgttggctctgcactatcaaagttacccgcattatcaaagataccccgttttagtGTATACGAAAATTGATGCAAAGCTTATTTGAAACCTAAGGCTTTGTCTCTCATTAAAAAGGACTTTTTGATTTCACATACTTTTTATTCTATCATGGTTCAACTACATGCTACAAAATTATAGTGGGCTCTCCATATTGTTGTTTTCGTATACCGTTTTATTGCCGAACATTCATCGTGAATTATCATTTTATCTTTGGCATTAGGTTTCCTTACCAGATGTTATCCAGCAAGTTCAACCTTTAAATATATTTCTACATAACTTCAAATAAGCGTATGTGGTCCCACTAAAATCTAcattatttgttttgatttgttaTTTCATATAACTTTTCCTAGCGAAGCAGTTTTTTCTCTAACATTTTTGTATAGTTCTACTTTAAATCTTTTACTACAATTGTAACATTCAATACAACAGTTAAGTTCTACTAGCCGTTTCCATGCATTTCAATATGGATTTCACTTATTTCTGTTTCAATAATCTTGTAATAGGAATCTGATCTGAAAATATGGCATCCGTTTTGTTCCACATGGGACGCGATGAACACATTTCTTTTTTTCTGTGTTTGATCGAAGTTTAGTTTTTGTGCTGCTGGGGTAATCGTTCGCTTCGTGACAAGTAGAGAAACCAGTAGAACACGTTGATGGCCAGGAACAGCAGGGGGAAGAAAATCCGTGATGCTCGATCAATTTTCGAAACCGAGTTGAACCGAGGTGTTCGCTTTTTGCGTTTCCTCCGTCGCTGGATTTGGGCTGACCCTCCAAGGGATAGCTGTAGGGAGCTTCTTTTGGTGGACGGTACGGGCGTAGAGAAGGACGAGCTCGCGAAACTCGGTGGAATATCTTCGTTTTTATTGCCGAAACATGACAAATCGGCCCAGGACGTTTTAGACGACTTTCGAACAGGTGTTACCGGAATTGAGCAAACAGAGAGGGGTATCACTTCTATCACCTTGGAATCGGTGCCACCTGCTCCACTGATGGATGTGACGGCCGAGCAACGTTTGGATGAGATTTTGATTGAATGCAGATGAGAGTGGTCTCCGTTGGCATTTCCTCCGCCACAATCGCTATCCTCGTCAGAACTTGAGGTCAACTCATCAGCGCTGAAGTAGCACTCACCTGACCCGTACTTGGTGAAGTAGTGCACAACGGCAAACTGAATGATGGTAGCGAAGATGAATGCAAACGATAGAAACACGAAAAAGTCCAGAGCGGTTGGGTAAGGAACTTTCGGTAAATCTGTGCGGGCCTCCAATCCGAGGAATGTCATTGTGAGCACGGTGGTGATTCCGAGGGAAACCCTGTAGGGAAGAGAGAAAAACTTTTCGTTACTGATTGGTCAATGAAGATAAATTGCAAATTTACCTATCTGCCGTAGCTTCGCGATTCAGCCAGAAGGATACCCACGAGAGGACGACCAGCAGCACACATGGCCCATAGACCTGGATCAGAAAATTGCCCATGTGACGTTGAAGGTGGAAGCTCACCAGTAGCATCGAATATTCCGCTTTATAAGTAAGGAAGAAGAGAAAAGTAAGGATATGCACTccatgaataaaattatttatggATTCGAACCGATGATGGTATTATATATACATATGCACCTGGTGAAAGATTATATGCAAATTTGCTATGGCGTTCTTAAATAGAATTTTGGGGATTTGCAAGTTCAGTTAGGCATTCGAATAATAATGTTATGATCATCTATGTTTCCGTTAAAAACTATTACATATTAAGAAATTCGAATTTTGATGAGACACCTAAAGTATCAAATAAGTCAGTCAACTTTTTGAACTCCTGGTATAATTTTAGAGTTCGTATTATGTGAttggcaagcacgaagatactttatgtcTGCGAAGTTCCCAAACCAAATACATCCTCGTCAGATGAGATCTGAACTCATGGCCCTTAGCATGATTTTTACCGCTACGGGTATAAGGACTGCAATTCCAACTAATTTGGTTCGAAAATTCCGACCAAGATTTCACGCAAATTCTGAATAAATTGTGTCCAGGATCGCACCAAAACATCCTGTTCTGGAATTTGTGAGTACACCAAACCTATTTTTTTTGCGCCCTTTTTacgctcaaaatttcaacttacGCTCCTGCCTGATGATGCCCACGAGAACCAATGTAATATGGGGTTTTCTGGAATGGGACCGATGAGAAGATGCTGGAAATCGAAGTCTGACTCCATCTTAGATtcacttgaaacccatgcattatgttttttttttctcaaccaATTCCAAGTCTTTTATATGCTTTGAAGCGCCAcccctaaatgttaatatttatgGCTCAATTttcgaggtttctcttttatgtgatttaaatttttggttttgataatttttgaaaaataagaagTCGATTTCTGGAATCTACTCATCCGTCCcgtttgaaaaatacccattttacatttgtttgaagtgatttttacaAACCACAAATCGTCATCATGGATTGCAAAATGGCGAATTTAACAACCTGAAGTttccatcttggatttcaaggCACCAGGCATCATTTTCTATAATCTATTCATCGTTCCCGTTCCAGAaatgcccatattgcatgggttttaagtgattttcacaaaccggaagtcgccattcTGGATTctaaaatggcgtcagacattgATTTCTGGCATCTACTCATCCGTCCCGTTCCAAAACTACTCATgttgcatgggtttaaagtgattttcatgaaccggaagtcaccatcttGGTTTCCAGAGTGACGTTAGACTACGGATTCCGTCATCCCTATTGATTCCCTTGAGAAGAACCATGGATAAACCCCACCTATTCGCAAAACTTTTTGATAACAAACGTAAAGCTTTTCCACGTCTAATTCTCTTTACGCTTGAACTTCGAAATAAAgatccctctttttacgctccaaattccaacttCCGCTAATTctttccacgctccaattaggGGGCGTTTAAAAAAGCTCGGCTGTAAAAACATCCTGCTCAGAAATCTGTCAGCAAATCTCCGAATATGTCGAAAGCCTGTCCAGGCTTCAGTTgaaaatacaggtcggactcgattatccagggactcgattatccgggattcgatcatccggaatttgttttttgatttttttgttttttcaatttttatgcataaatgtGAGATAAATTGGTATTGtattatacaatatgaatggttttgcaattttgaacgtatttaagaaaagagcggtttggaaaagtgtttttttttttgtgtatgctagtcaacatttttttttcttgtaaagacccctactgttcctagaaaaaatttctgCCTACGCCACCgcataatataaataaaataacgaaaaaagataatatttaagttcttttatcaaagataacatttttttcctagtgattcgattatccggagaattcgattatccggagtgaaaaaaaaaacgatactccggataatcgagtccgacctgtattccaGCTCCAACActgcaattttttgcaatgatATATGTCGCATTGTTAACTATCTCCAAATCATACAACACAAAAGCATTGAGCTGacaatctcttgattttgcgcactgatccgtaatatgtcacaatttgatccataatttgaaaattgatccataattggGTATTCAGAAACTAatagaatttttaatttatatgcAATCCTTAGGTCTACTCAAAATAGTTTACTAATCGAAGTTATAATTTGAAACGATCCAATTCGTGcttctacattgaaattttatgttttctctgttgttttattgaattttataggtcgGACTCAAAACTAATTGAACCATAACTGTGGGGTTATGCTACCTCATTGATTTCGATCTATTGAGGGTTCTGTTGGTTGTAAATAGACagtaagaaaataaaaatctatTCAACACTTGGAAAAATTAAAAGTTATGAAGCAGTTATCACTTGGAAAAAGTTGATCGATTTCCAAACGAATTGTTCCAagattatttttcttcttctgcttggcattacgttctcactgggagctttctttgccaaagttaccgttttcgcattcgtatatcgtgtggcaggtacgatcatactcaaTGCCTAGGAAAGTGAAGGAAGTTTCCGTAACGAAAAAATCCTgtaccgaccggaaatcgaacccagacaccgtcagcatagctttgctttgtagccgcggacgctaaccactcggctaaagaaagctttttatttaatcttgttgaattaaaaaaaatgcattgttTATAGAAAGATTTTATATCAAAAAGCATTACCCTTAAGTTTACACACCCTTCCAGAACCAAACCCCGCTACTATCTCCTTATTATCCTTTactgaattcttgaagaacacCCTTGACGTATTAGTTTAGTAGGAAGAGAATGTTGCGTAATTTTACAAAAGGACCTATCAAACATTGAGAGACTCTCTTTGCTTACCTTCTCTTTAATCAATGACTTTGCGACATTTAAACCTAAGCTGATAAATTCCCAAATCCACCACAATTATCGGTTTTCTGCGATCTTGTTACCATATTTTTTGTTACCTCCTTCCCTCTTACTCTCTTTGATGGAGATTATCCTGTTTTGGACATCGAAATAGCTCTATCAAAACCGAGATCATTATTACTTCCGACTAGCCAAGTCTGAAGTTCAACAGAGCAAATTACCAAGGATCAAACGAAGTACCACAACAAATTGACTGGTCGTTCCTAAATTCACTTGATATTGATGACGCCGTGTCACGCTTCACAAGCCTTATGACAGTCACACTTGTAGAATTTCCTCCTCCTTGTAGAATCCACCTCGACGCCCTAATCCTAATCTGACAATTGAAACGATTACGCTCTAAATCACTTCGGAAATACCGTATTGTACTACGTTATTCGCTTAGCAAACAGCATTACAACCGTAAAAGTAATAACTACTGGACCTATGGTCATTTGTTGTACAAACAGTAGACTCTTCGGATACAAGAAAACCTTCGAAGAAATCCGAAGAAGTTCTGGAGTTTTTGTTAATTCCAAACGGAAGGAAGATGGATTGCCAGTCCAGATGTTTCACGGGGGAGATAATACCGATAATATTGTTGCAGAGAAGTGCAATCTTTTTGCAACCCACTTTGAGAGTGCATTTAATGAATATCAACCGTCACAGGTTCAAATCTAGCAGGCTTGCCATAACACTTCAAGTAATCTGGTTCCCTTAGGAGGATTCCTCATCAAGTTAGTGCTACAATTAATAGGCTAAAATAATCTTCCTCAGAAAGTCCGATGGTATCCCGccgtgattttttgaaaaaaagtgcAGTTTTGCTCTGATTGAACCACCAACAGCCATGTTCTCTTAGACAGTGCAATTTATCTACGGCATGAAAatattcggaaatattcctgtataCAAAAAGATGAACAAGTGTGAAGTCGCCAACTATCGTGGTATCACTTCTTTGAAGCCTGCTTGCCCGGCTAAGTAAACTCGGAATCTCCGCTGATATCGTAAACCGGTTTCGGGCATAACCTAATGGATCGAAAGCTCGTAGTAAAAAGTGGTGCTGAAAAATCGAGGAACTTTCACCAATGTATTCGGTGTGCCACAAGAAAGAAACCTGGGACCActtctaccgttttgattcatttaCACACCGAAGTCGATAAAGTTTTACTGGGTTTTCGAACAGCAGAGATAAGTCGGTAATAGTTTGTGAGT from the Aedes aegypti strain LVP_AGWG unplaced genomic scaffold, AaegL5.0 Primary Assembly AGWG_AaegL5_hic_scaff_723_PBJ_arrow, whole genome shotgun sequence genome contains:
- the LOC110681331 gene encoding gamma-aminobutyric acid receptor alpha-like, giving the protein MLLVSFHLQRHMGNFLIQVYGPCVLLVVLSWVSFWLNREATADRVSLGITTVLTMTFLGLEARTDLPKVPYPTALDFFVFLSFAFIFATIIQFAVVHYFTKYGSGECYFSADELTSSSDEDSDCGGGNANGDHSHLHSIKISSKRCSAVTSISGAGGTDSKVIEVIPLSVCSIPVTPVRKSSKTSWADLSCFGNKNEDIPPSFASSSFSTPVPSTKRSSLQLSLGGSAQIQRRRKRKKRTPRFNSVSKIDRASRIFFPLLFLAINVFYWFLYLSRSERLPQQHKN